The Corallococcus soli genome includes a window with the following:
- a CDS encoding esterase/lipase family protein — protein MNPFVMQYRKLKCQLKYLTSYLDLDPRGNQVVRRTDFKRCPRPVLLLHGFFSTRRVLEVLEHRLRREGYCVWSIHLGGTMDRFNTHRIDELARKVRGKVDRLYERHPEMGPLTIIGHSKGGLIGTYYVKRLGGDARVKSLITLGTPHRGTRMAYLGCATLGWFSRSMWQLTPVSPFIKHLGEGAFPRHVRLTSIYSRDDAVARFPSSVLDVDGQPNVFNVELSGVAHGELLTRRAVWEVIQRELALGYAADDAVPVLPLAPPPPLPVALSAAASP, from the coding sequence ATGAATCCGTTCGTGATGCAGTACCGGAAGCTGAAGTGCCAGTTGAAGTACCTGACCAGCTACCTGGACCTGGATCCGCGAGGCAACCAGGTGGTGCGGCGCACGGACTTCAAGCGCTGCCCACGGCCGGTGCTCCTGCTGCACGGCTTCTTCAGCACCCGCCGCGTCCTGGAGGTGCTGGAGCACCGCCTGCGCCGCGAGGGCTACTGCGTCTGGTCCATCCACCTGGGTGGCACCATGGACCGCTTCAACACGCACCGCATCGACGAGCTGGCGCGCAAGGTGCGGGGCAAGGTGGACCGGCTCTACGAGCGCCACCCGGAGATGGGGCCGCTCACCATCATCGGGCACTCGAAGGGCGGCCTCATCGGCACATACTACGTGAAGCGGCTGGGCGGGGACGCCCGGGTGAAGAGCCTCATCACCCTGGGCACGCCGCACCGGGGCACGCGCATGGCGTACCTGGGGTGCGCGACGCTCGGCTGGTTCAGCCGCAGCATGTGGCAGCTCACGCCCGTGTCGCCCTTCATCAAGCACCTGGGTGAGGGGGCCTTTCCACGCCATGTCCGGCTGACGTCCATCTATTCGCGCGACGACGCCGTGGCCCGCTTCCCCTCCTCCGTGCTGGACGTGGACGGCCAGCCCAACGTCTTCAACGTGGAGCTGTCCGGCGTGGCCCACGGCGAATTGCTCACCCGCCGCGCCGTGTGGGAGGTCATACAGCGCGAGCTGGCCCTGGGCTATGCTGCGGACGACGCGGTGCCCGTGCTTCCCCTGGCCCCGCCCCCTCCCCTTCCGGTGGCCCTGTCCGCCGCCGCCAGCCCCTGA
- a CDS encoding glutamine amidotransferase, which yields MTRQAASMKNVLLLKAGDAAESVRLSVGDYDRWFLQTIGLSGQRFDILPVHQGAPLPKDARGYDAVMMTGSPLSVTQREPWMERAGAFMVEAGEQGIPVLGVCFGQQLLAEQYGGKVARNPEGRETGTVEVTLSEAGRGDPLFAGLPERFAVQATHEDIVTRLPEGATVLAGNANTAHQALAFRPNVRGVQFHPEMPTDAMRAVILARDVKLDALAQERGAAPGEFVPRLLSGIAPTPLAHRVLLNFLEHFTD from the coding sequence ATGACGCGGCAAGCTGCCTCCATGAAGAACGTCCTGCTCCTGAAAGCCGGCGACGCGGCGGAGTCCGTGCGGCTGTCCGTGGGCGACTACGACCGTTGGTTTCTGCAAACCATTGGACTGTCCGGCCAGCGCTTCGACATCCTCCCCGTGCACCAGGGCGCGCCCCTGCCGAAGGACGCGCGCGGCTACGACGCGGTGATGATGACGGGCTCTCCCCTCTCCGTGACGCAGCGCGAGCCGTGGATGGAGCGCGCCGGGGCCTTCATGGTGGAGGCGGGCGAGCAGGGCATCCCCGTGCTCGGCGTGTGCTTTGGCCAACAGCTGCTCGCTGAGCAGTACGGCGGCAAGGTGGCGCGCAACCCCGAGGGCCGCGAGACGGGCACCGTGGAGGTGACGCTGTCGGAGGCGGGCCGTGGGGATCCGCTCTTCGCCGGGCTGCCGGAGCGCTTCGCCGTCCAGGCCACGCACGAGGACATCGTCACCCGTCTTCCCGAGGGCGCCACGGTGCTCGCGGGCAACGCCAACACCGCGCACCAGGCGCTCGCCTTCCGTCCCAACGTGCGCGGCGTGCAGTTCCACCCGGAGATGCCCACGGACGCCATGCGCGCGGTCATCCTCGCCCGCGACGTGAAGCTGGACGCGCTGGCCCAGGAGCGCGGCGCGGCCCCGGGCGAGTTCGTCCCCCGGCTGCTGTCCGGCATCGCGCCCACGCCGCTGGCGCACCGGGTGCTGCTGAACTTCCTGGAGCACTTCACCGACTGA
- a CDS encoding aldehyde dehydrogenase family protein: protein MTDARSLTPKLPVLKLLIDGQHVDPVEGGTFAVTNPATGQKLCDVPAGTAADVDRAVKAARRAFESGPWGKMTGRERGKLIRKLADLLYERREEFALVESLNNGKTFKDAIRGDVAPGAATLANFADMASTIMGEVLPVDGPFHTYALKEPVGVVGAIIPWNYPTCMLGWKLGPALASGCTVVVKPSEYTPLTALKLGALALEAGFPPGVINIVTGLGDPAGEAIARHPDVDKISFTGSGRTARRLLQASAASNLKKLTLELGGKSPQIIFADADFDRAVEACFWGIFGNKGETCNAGSRVLVHENAYEAFVARLAEKARALKVGDPLDASTEMGALVSQKQLEMVLGYIDSGKQQGAKLLAGGSRDTEGFKAKGCFLKPTIFGDVKPDMKIAQEEIFGPVLSCLRFRDDAEAMALANGTPYGLAASIWTGDVAKAHALAKQVKSGVVWINCFNEFDDAAPFGGYKESGWGRDLSHFALDGYLQTKAVWTKLPSP from the coding sequence ATGACCGACGCTCGTTCGCTCACTCCCAAGCTCCCTGTGCTCAAGCTGCTCATCGACGGGCAGCATGTGGACCCCGTTGAAGGTGGCACCTTCGCGGTGACGAACCCCGCCACCGGCCAGAAGCTGTGTGACGTGCCCGCGGGCACCGCCGCGGACGTGGACCGCGCGGTGAAGGCCGCGCGCCGCGCCTTTGAATCCGGGCCCTGGGGGAAGATGACGGGCCGCGAGCGCGGCAAGCTCATCCGCAAGCTGGCGGACCTGCTCTACGAGCGCCGCGAGGAGTTCGCGCTCGTCGAGTCGCTGAACAACGGCAAGACCTTCAAGGACGCCATCCGGGGCGACGTGGCGCCGGGCGCCGCCACGCTCGCGAACTTCGCGGACATGGCCAGCACCATCATGGGCGAGGTGCTGCCCGTGGACGGCCCCTTCCACACCTACGCGCTCAAGGAGCCGGTGGGCGTGGTGGGCGCCATCATCCCGTGGAACTATCCCACCTGCATGCTCGGCTGGAAGCTGGGCCCCGCGCTGGCCTCCGGCTGCACGGTGGTGGTGAAGCCCTCTGAATACACGCCGCTCACCGCGCTGAAGCTGGGCGCGCTGGCGCTGGAGGCGGGCTTCCCGCCGGGCGTCATCAACATCGTGACGGGCCTGGGCGACCCCGCGGGTGAAGCCATCGCGCGGCACCCGGACGTGGACAAGATCTCCTTCACGGGCTCCGGCCGCACCGCGCGCCGGCTGCTCCAGGCGTCCGCCGCCAGCAACCTGAAGAAGCTGACGCTGGAGCTGGGCGGCAAGAGCCCGCAGATCATCTTCGCGGACGCGGACTTCGACCGCGCGGTGGAGGCGTGCTTCTGGGGCATCTTCGGCAACAAGGGTGAGACGTGCAACGCGGGCAGCCGCGTGCTGGTGCATGAGAACGCCTACGAGGCCTTCGTCGCGAGGCTGGCGGAGAAGGCGCGCGCGCTGAAGGTGGGCGACCCGCTGGATGCGTCCACGGAGATGGGCGCGCTGGTGAGCCAGAAGCAGCTGGAGATGGTGCTGGGCTACATCGACAGCGGCAAGCAGCAGGGCGCGAAGCTGCTCGCCGGCGGCTCCCGCGACACGGAGGGCTTCAAGGCGAAGGGCTGCTTCCTGAAGCCCACCATCTTCGGCGACGTGAAGCCGGACATGAAGATCGCCCAGGAGGAGATCTTCGGGCCGGTGCTCAGCTGCCTGCGCTTCCGCGACGACGCGGAGGCCATGGCCCTGGCGAACGGCACGCCCTACGGCCTGGCCGCGTCCATCTGGACGGGGGACGTGGCCAAGGCGCACGCGCTGGCGAAGCAGGTGAAGAGCGGCGTGGTGTGGATCAACTGCTTCAACGAGTTCGACGACGCGGCGCCCTTCGGTGGCTACAAGGAATCCGGCTGGGGCCGGGACCTGTCCCACTTCGCGCTGGATGGCTACCTCCAGACGAAGGCCGTGTGGACGAAGCTGCCGTCGCCCTGA
- a CDS encoding glutamine synthetase family protein, translating into MASRPKAKVLTHPAMARRARAKEKGVGAERAPAGQPHDLEATRRWMEERNVRKVKVGAVDVDGVWRGKYISLEKFFSAAKSNMGFCDVVFGWDLGDELLDNTKVTGWHTGYPDTPAKVDLSTARIIPWEPDTAAFLLDFVNADGTPYEASPRQLLQKMGQRARKLGFLPKFGAEYEFFLFKESPQSLHEKGFQGLTPLTPGMFGYSWLRTSMNAPLVHAIIDGCNAYGLNIEGFHTETGPGVFEAAIRYDTLELAADRAALFKTVVKEICARHGVAACFMAKVDAKLPGCSGHVHQSLWNLKGEDNLFHDPSQKHGMSKLMRHYIGGQVALMPELTALYWPTINSYKRSVENTWAPTTATWGLENRTCAIRVIGDSGKSMRIEYRQLGADMNAYIGMAVSLAAGLWGIENEIEPTAPVLSNAYEAKNTKPLPRTLKDAVALLKNSERARELLGEGFVDHFVRTREWEVRQYERAVTSWELERYLELI; encoded by the coding sequence ATGGCGTCGCGTCCCAAGGCCAAGGTGCTCACCCATCCCGCGATGGCCCGCCGTGCCCGTGCGAAGGAGAAGGGCGTGGGCGCGGAGCGGGCGCCCGCGGGGCAGCCGCACGACCTGGAGGCCACGCGCCGGTGGATGGAGGAGCGCAACGTCCGCAAGGTGAAGGTGGGCGCGGTGGACGTGGATGGCGTCTGGCGCGGCAAGTACATCTCCCTGGAGAAGTTCTTCAGCGCCGCGAAGAGCAACATGGGCTTCTGCGACGTCGTCTTCGGCTGGGACCTGGGCGACGAGCTGCTCGACAACACGAAGGTGACGGGCTGGCACACGGGCTATCCGGACACGCCCGCGAAGGTGGACCTGTCCACCGCGCGCATCATCCCGTGGGAGCCGGACACCGCGGCCTTCCTCCTGGACTTCGTGAACGCGGACGGCACGCCCTACGAGGCCAGCCCCCGCCAGCTGCTCCAGAAGATGGGGCAGCGCGCGCGCAAGCTGGGCTTCCTGCCGAAGTTCGGCGCCGAGTACGAGTTCTTCCTCTTCAAGGAGAGCCCGCAGAGCCTGCATGAGAAGGGCTTCCAGGGGCTCACGCCGCTGACGCCGGGCATGTTCGGCTACTCGTGGCTGCGCACGTCCATGAACGCGCCGCTGGTGCACGCCATCATCGACGGCTGCAACGCGTACGGGCTCAACATCGAAGGCTTCCACACGGAGACGGGCCCCGGCGTCTTCGAGGCCGCCATCCGCTACGACACGCTGGAGCTGGCCGCGGACCGCGCCGCGCTGTTCAAGACGGTGGTGAAGGAGATCTGCGCGCGCCACGGCGTGGCCGCGTGCTTCATGGCCAAGGTGGACGCGAAGCTGCCCGGCTGCTCCGGGCACGTCCACCAGTCGCTGTGGAACCTGAAGGGCGAGGACAACCTCTTCCACGACCCGTCCCAGAAGCACGGGATGAGCAAGCTGATGCGGCACTACATTGGCGGGCAGGTGGCGCTGATGCCGGAGCTCACCGCGCTCTACTGGCCCACCATCAACAGCTACAAGCGCAGCGTGGAGAACACCTGGGCGCCCACCACCGCGACGTGGGGCCTGGAGAACCGCACCTGCGCCATCCGCGTCATCGGCGACAGCGGCAAGTCCATGCGCATCGAATACCGCCAGCTGGGCGCGGACATGAACGCGTACATCGGCATGGCGGTGAGCCTGGCCGCGGGCCTGTGGGGCATCGAGAACGAAATCGAGCCGACCGCGCCGGTGCTGTCCAACGCCTATGAGGCGAAGAACACGAAGCCGCTGCCCCGCACGCTCAAGGACGCGGTGGCGCTGCTGAAGAACAGCGAGCGCGCCCGGGAGCTGCTGGGCGAAGGCTTCGTGGACCATTTCGTGCGCACCCGCGAGTGGGAGGTGCGCCAGTACGAACGGGCGGTCACCTCCTGGGAGCTGGAGCGCTACCTGGAACTCATCTGA
- a CDS encoding iron-containing alcohol dehydrogenase gives MKPFDIPTEPRVTEMSWPTRIVFGAGALQRLPAHAARLNMKRPLLVTDGGVVKAGLAARVTEVLKAAGLECAVFDRVEPNPTERDVFAGLEAYRAHKGDGIIALGGGSALDAGKLVQLLTTHEPPLSRYDDAKGGDQYVRDDLPPLIAIPTTAGTGSEVGRSGVVTLADTGRKTVIFSPYLLPKAAIIDPELTLGLPPAVTAATGMDALTHCIEAYLANGFHPLADAVAIDGVMRVGRSLETAVKEGRDLAARTDMMAAAMEGAMAFQKGLGASHALAHALTPISGVPHGLANAIVLPVVMEFNRAACTARLARISTALGDTSNAREEVLAGNAIDRVRKLAAAIGIPTRLREVGVQEKDLEHIAQKAFLDASHQGNPRACTEADLLVMAREAW, from the coding sequence ATGAAGCCTTTCGACATTCCCACGGAGCCCCGGGTCACGGAGATGTCCTGGCCCACCCGCATCGTGTTCGGCGCGGGCGCGCTCCAGCGGCTGCCCGCGCACGCGGCGCGGTTGAACATGAAGCGCCCCCTGCTGGTGACGGACGGGGGCGTGGTGAAGGCGGGCCTCGCCGCGCGCGTGACGGAGGTGCTCAAGGCCGCGGGCCTGGAGTGCGCCGTCTTCGACCGCGTAGAGCCCAACCCCACCGAGCGCGACGTGTTCGCGGGCCTGGAGGCGTACCGCGCGCACAAGGGCGACGGCATCATCGCCCTGGGCGGCGGCAGCGCGCTGGACGCGGGCAAGCTGGTGCAGCTGCTCACCACGCACGAGCCGCCGCTCAGCCGCTACGACGACGCGAAGGGCGGCGACCAGTACGTGCGCGACGACCTGCCGCCGCTCATCGCCATTCCGACGACCGCCGGTACGGGGTCGGAGGTGGGGCGCTCCGGCGTGGTGACGCTGGCGGACACGGGCCGCAAGACGGTCATCTTCAGCCCGTACCTGCTGCCGAAGGCGGCCATCATCGACCCGGAGCTGACGCTGGGCCTGCCTCCGGCGGTGACGGCGGCCACGGGCATGGACGCGCTCACCCACTGCATCGAGGCGTACCTGGCCAACGGCTTCCATCCGCTCGCGGACGCGGTGGCCATCGACGGGGTGATGCGCGTGGGCCGCTCGCTGGAGACGGCCGTGAAGGAGGGCCGCGACCTGGCGGCGCGCACGGACATGATGGCGGCGGCGATGGAGGGCGCCATGGCCTTCCAGAAGGGCCTGGGCGCGAGCCACGCGCTGGCGCACGCGCTCACGCCCATCTCCGGCGTGCCGCATGGCCTGGCGAACGCCATCGTCCTGCCGGTGGTGATGGAGTTCAACCGCGCGGCTTGCACGGCGCGGCTGGCGCGCATCTCCACCGCGCTGGGGGACACGTCCAACGCGCGCGAGGAGGTGCTCGCGGGCAACGCCATCGACCGCGTGCGCAAGCTGGCGGCGGCCATCGGGATCCCCACGCGGCTGCGCGAGGTGGGCGTGCAGGAGAAGGACCTGGAGCACATCGCGCAGAAGGCGTTCCTGGACGCCTCGCACCAGGGCAACCCGCGCGCCTGCACGGAGGCGGATCTGCTCGTCATGGCCCGCGAGGCCTGGTGA
- a CDS encoding ATP-dependent DNA helicase: protein MKAMLKKVMVVVALVASTPVMAQNVHGASPLVSRQDQARFERERQERERVARLERERQERQRQERERQVRMERERQERQRQARLERERQERERQARLERERQERERLARLERQRQERERQERERQQRERLARRDRGGSNYNAGWLN from the coding sequence ATGAAGGCGATGCTCAAGAAGGTGATGGTGGTGGTGGCCCTCGTCGCTAGCACCCCGGTGATGGCCCAGAACGTCCACGGCGCCTCCCCCCTCGTGAGCCGCCAGGACCAGGCCCGCTTCGAGCGCGAGCGTCAGGAGCGCGAGCGGGTGGCCCGGCTGGAGCGCGAGCGTCAGGAGCGTCAGCGCCAGGAGCGCGAGCGTCAGGTCCGCATGGAGCGCGAGCGGCAGGAGCGTCAGCGCCAGGCGCGGCTGGAGCGCGAGCGGCAGGAGCGGGAGCGTCAGGCGCGGCTGGAGCGCGAGCGTCAGGAGCGGGAGCGCCTGGCCCGGCTGGAGCGTCAGCGTCAGGAGCGCGAACGGCAGGAGCGGGAGCGGCAGCAGCGGGAGCGCCTGGCCCGGCGTGACCGGGGAGGCTCGAACTACAACGCCGGCTGGCTGAACTGA
- a CDS encoding ArnT family glycosyltransferase has product MTGRAATRDEKLVAWVLWALAFAALWSTEAAVGFTRDESVYFAAAEGYASWFRLLVRAPAQAFTDSAIVRAWDYNHEHPVLMKTLFGLSHMLFHDGLGLRDAVAFRIPAFAMAALVPALCFLFGSALYGRTAGMFAALSFLLVPRQYFNAELACFDMPVAAMWLLVVYCFWRALEDTRWGIACGVAFGLALATKHNALFLPFVLTPFALWRAWTASEGSPEARVRLGRFVGLFATVAVLYGLLVVALGGGAAFQKKFLLLSPHTLFFVGLAVGSVWLLRDLAPVSPPVTRALVPVAAMAVLGPVLFYLHWPYLWHAPVDRTAWYLAFHATHNHYAWFYLGTLMRGPPFPLTYVLVKTALTVPTSLFAPMVTGLLALAGRALLSLSARTRGWVRMPTATEALVGVNAVTSILVISHPQVPHFGGVKHWFPSMPFLGILAGAAVARGCFALWEVLKTRRPTLPSFAVTVPVFALLLLPALLGLVRVFPYGTAAYSELAGGLPGAATLGMQRQFWSSHVTGVLPWINEHAKPGARIYLHEVNGFSFRDYQRDGMLRPDVRAVSSPFDADIVAYQYHQEFREHEFLTWQAFGTRTPVTGLYLDETPQVIVYQRPE; this is encoded by the coding sequence ATGACGGGCCGGGCAGCGACGCGCGATGAGAAGCTCGTGGCCTGGGTGCTGTGGGCGCTGGCCTTCGCGGCGCTGTGGAGCACCGAGGCGGCGGTGGGCTTCACGCGCGACGAGAGCGTCTACTTCGCCGCGGCGGAGGGCTACGCGAGCTGGTTCCGGCTGCTCGTGCGCGCGCCCGCGCAGGCGTTCACCGACAGCGCCATCGTGCGCGCGTGGGACTACAACCACGAGCACCCTGTTCTGATGAAGACGCTGTTCGGGCTGAGCCACATGCTCTTCCACGACGGCCTGGGCCTGCGCGACGCGGTGGCCTTCCGCATCCCCGCCTTCGCGATGGCGGCGCTGGTGCCCGCGCTGTGCTTCCTCTTCGGCAGCGCGCTGTACGGCCGCACCGCGGGCATGTTCGCCGCCCTCTCCTTCCTGCTGGTGCCCCGGCAGTACTTCAACGCGGAGCTGGCCTGCTTCGACATGCCGGTGGCCGCGATGTGGCTGCTCGTCGTGTACTGCTTCTGGCGCGCGCTGGAGGACACCCGCTGGGGCATCGCGTGCGGCGTGGCCTTCGGCCTGGCGCTCGCCACGAAGCACAACGCCCTGTTCCTGCCCTTCGTGCTGACGCCGTTCGCGCTGTGGCGCGCGTGGACCGCGAGCGAGGGCTCGCCGGAGGCCCGCGTGCGGCTGGGGCGCTTCGTGGGCCTGTTCGCCACGGTGGCGGTGCTCTACGGGCTGCTCGTGGTCGCGCTGGGCGGCGGCGCCGCGTTCCAGAAGAAGTTCCTGCTCCTGAGCCCGCACACGCTGTTCTTCGTGGGGCTCGCGGTGGGCAGCGTGTGGCTCTTGCGCGATCTGGCCCCGGTGAGCCCGCCGGTGACGCGCGCGCTGGTGCCGGTGGCGGCGATGGCGGTGCTGGGCCCGGTGCTCTTCTACCTGCACTGGCCCTACCTGTGGCACGCGCCGGTGGACCGCACCGCGTGGTACCTGGCCTTCCACGCGACGCACAACCACTACGCCTGGTTCTACCTGGGCACGCTGATGCGCGGACCGCCCTTCCCGCTCACCTACGTCCTCGTGAAGACGGCGCTGACGGTGCCCACCAGCCTCTTCGCGCCCATGGTGACGGGGTTGCTCGCGCTCGCGGGCCGCGCGCTGCTGAGCCTGAGCGCGCGCACGCGGGGCTGGGTGCGGATGCCCACCGCCACGGAGGCCCTGGTGGGCGTCAACGCGGTGACGTCCATCCTCGTCATCAGCCACCCGCAGGTGCCCCACTTCGGCGGCGTGAAGCACTGGTTCCCGTCCATGCCCTTCCTGGGCATCCTCGCGGGCGCGGCGGTGGCGCGCGGATGCTTCGCGCTCTGGGAGGTGCTGAAGACGCGGCGCCCCACCCTGCCGTCCTTCGCCGTGACGGTGCCGGTGTTCGCGCTGCTGCTCTTGCCCGCCCTGCTGGGGCTGGTGCGCGTGTTCCCGTACGGGACGGCGGCGTACTCGGAGCTTGCGGGCGGCCTGCCGGGCGCGGCGACGCTGGGCATGCAGCGGCAGTTCTGGTCCAGCCACGTCACCGGCGTGCTGCCGTGGATCAACGAACACGCGAAGCCGGGCGCGCGCATCTACCTGCACGAGGTCAACGGCTTCTCGTTCCGCGACTACCAGCGCGACGGGATGCTGCGCCCCGACGTGCGGGCGGTGAGCAGCCCGTTCGACGCGGACATCGTCGCGTACCAGTACCACCAGGAGTTCCGCGAGCACGAGTTCCTCACGTGGCAGGCCTTCGGCACGCGCACGCCCGTCACCGGGCTGTACCTGGACGAAACGCCGCAGGTCATCGTCTACCAGCGCCCGGAATAG
- a CDS encoding CarD family transcriptional regulator, with protein MPEGSAALQLQVGDRVVYPNQGVCRVAAIDVKEVAGQKLTFVTMRREEDGAVVMVPEGKIVSIGVRKVASVADVEEIYAFLRSDSDKADLDWKQRARTNLDRMTQGGILGLAEVVKGLQVLSELRPLPTKERELYDNARHLLVSEVAAALGTAEANAEDSIDIVLFPPGRERPKRTAAEFARPGGDEDDMDLDGDLMGLEGGELDLPSDEEPPAEPDEESSEEGSDEEGEASEEGGEDAPKKRGRPPKAKPADEGGEPAAPKKRGRPPKPKPEVTAESAEPAAPKKRGRPPKAKPPEGAEPAEPAAPKKRGRPPKAKPPEGE; from the coding sequence ATGCCAGAAGGGTCCGCTGCACTCCAGCTCCAGGTTGGAGACCGGGTCGTCTACCCCAACCAGGGGGTCTGTCGCGTTGCCGCCATCGACGTGAAGGAGGTGGCGGGGCAGAAGCTCACGTTCGTCACCATGCGCCGGGAGGAAGACGGCGCCGTCGTCATGGTGCCGGAAGGCAAGATCGTCTCCATTGGCGTGCGCAAGGTCGCGAGCGTCGCCGACGTGGAGGAGATCTACGCATTCCTGCGCTCGGACAGCGACAAGGCCGACCTGGATTGGAAGCAACGCGCGCGCACCAACCTGGACCGCATGACCCAGGGCGGCATCCTGGGCCTGGCGGAGGTCGTCAAGGGCCTCCAGGTCCTGAGCGAGCTGCGTCCGCTGCCCACCAAGGAGCGCGAGCTCTACGACAACGCGCGGCACCTGCTGGTGTCGGAGGTCGCCGCCGCGCTGGGCACCGCCGAGGCCAACGCCGAGGACTCCATCGACATCGTCCTCTTCCCGCCCGGCCGTGAGCGCCCCAAGCGCACCGCGGCCGAGTTCGCCCGGCCCGGAGGCGACGAGGACGACATGGACCTCGACGGCGACCTCATGGGCCTGGAGGGCGGAGAGCTGGACCTGCCCTCGGACGAGGAGCCGCCGGCCGAACCCGACGAGGAGTCCTCCGAGGAGGGCTCCGACGAGGAGGGCGAGGCCAGCGAGGAGGGCGGCGAGGACGCGCCCAAGAAGCGCGGCCGTCCGCCCAAGGCGAAGCCCGCCGACGAAGGGGGCGAGCCCGCCGCGCCCAAGAAGCGCGGCCGTCCGCCCAAGCCGAAGCCGGAGGTGACGGCGGAGAGCGCCGAACCCGCCGCCCCGAAGAAGCGGGGACGCCCGCCCAAGGCCAAGCCGCCCGAGGGCGCCGAACCCGCCGAGCCCGCCGCGCCCAAGAAGCGCGGCCGCCCGCCCAAGGCCAAGCCGCCCGAAGGCGAGTGA